A stretch of the Pseudoalteromonas phenolica genome encodes the following:
- a CDS encoding LysE family translocator: protein MELTTWLSLATICAIGAMSPGPSLAVVLRHSLYNSAGHGIAASVAHGVGVGIYAALSIAGLASLITHFPIVFQTLVYAGAAYLAYMGYKILTSKSSGLDVAQANATSYKQAAQDGFAIAFLNPKLAIFFIALFSQFIQPEAMTLTVAILMCGTVLAIDTLWYFFVSVASAKAREKFDLTKKQAVIDKLLGTAFLLLAARVLYQQLIG, encoded by the coding sequence CGCTATGTCACCGGGTCCGAGTTTGGCTGTCGTATTACGTCATTCTCTTTATAACAGTGCAGGGCACGGTATTGCTGCAAGTGTTGCACACGGTGTCGGGGTTGGTATTTATGCTGCGTTATCAATAGCAGGATTAGCAAGCTTAATTACCCATTTTCCTATTGTATTCCAAACGCTGGTTTACGCAGGCGCTGCGTACTTAGCCTATATGGGTTATAAAATCTTGACCAGTAAGTCTTCAGGTCTAGATGTTGCTCAAGCAAATGCAACGAGTTACAAACAAGCCGCGCAAGATGGCTTTGCCATTGCTTTCTTAAACCCTAAGCTTGCTATCTTTTTTATCGCCTTGTTTTCACAATTTATACAACCAGAAGCCATGACGCTAACCGTCGCCATATTAATGTGCGGCACTGTATTGGCGATTGATACCTTATGGTACTTTTTTGTGTCGGTTGCCAGTGCAAAAGCAAGAGAGAAGTTTGATTTAACTAAGAAGCAAGCTGTAATAGATAAGTTATTAGGTACTGCATTTTTATTACTTGCAGCAAGAGTGTTGTACCAGCAGTTAATTGGTTAA
- a CDS encoding LysR substrate-binding domain-containing protein codes for MQHSPLTLEALLVLDAIDKRGSFASAAEQLNKVPSAISYIVQKLEEQLGVTLFVRQGRRSVLTPAGVHLLGEGRKVLLAVGKLTEQTQTIAHGWEPKIRIAIDTIIDERKVFKACYEFLAEHENIELDFKEEVLNGTWEALIEDEIDLVIGASDPVPAQQGIRAKTLTEYHSAFVATPEHPLNKLGRDIEASDILKYRTVVVHDSSRNAIAKSSNIIEGSKHLYVSNLQQKICAIEAGVGVGFLPVDQITSQIESGALKVITLAEPSIPQSLNIAWKVVNKGKGLRAFVKCIEAEFSK; via the coding sequence ATGCAGCACTCTCCTTTAACATTAGAAGCTTTACTGGTACTCGACGCCATTGATAAACGGGGTAGTTTTGCCAGTGCCGCTGAGCAGCTTAATAAAGTTCCATCAGCGATTTCGTATATTGTGCAAAAACTCGAAGAACAACTGGGTGTGACGTTATTTGTCCGCCAAGGTCGACGCTCTGTGCTAACCCCTGCAGGCGTGCACCTTCTTGGAGAAGGCCGTAAAGTATTACTTGCTGTTGGCAAATTAACTGAGCAGACGCAAACAATCGCCCACGGTTGGGAGCCCAAAATACGCATCGCTATTGATACCATTATTGATGAGCGCAAAGTTTTCAAAGCCTGTTATGAATTTTTAGCTGAACACGAAAACATCGAACTCGACTTTAAAGAAGAAGTGTTGAATGGTACGTGGGAAGCCTTAATTGAAGACGAGATTGATTTGGTGATCGGTGCATCAGATCCCGTTCCAGCGCAGCAAGGCATACGCGCAAAAACTCTGACCGAATACCATAGCGCCTTTGTAGCAACGCCAGAACACCCACTCAATAAACTTGGCAGAGACATTGAAGCGTCTGATATTTTGAAATATCGCACCGTAGTTGTTCACGATTCAAGTCGAAACGCTATTGCGAAGTCGTCAAACATCATTGAAGGTTCAAAACACTTATACGTAAGCAATTTACAGCAAAAAATCTGCGCCATTGAGGCCGGAGTCGGAGTTGGCTTTTTACCTGTTGATCAGATAACTAGTCAGATTGAATCAGGCGCATTAAAAGTAATAACCTTGGCGGAGCCTTCAATACCGCAATCATTAAATATTGCTTGGAAAGTGGTGAACAAAGGTAAAGGGTTAAGAGCATTTGTGAAGTGTATTGAAGCTGAGTTTTCGAAATAA
- a CDS encoding DoxX family protein, translated as MNTSTLLNVLKTDDQLSVLPLRVVAGILFIAHGAQKLFAWFGGYGLEGTGQWMESIGLAPGYLMALMAGSAEFFGGIFLLVGLLTRPTAVALAFTMLVAIFAVHFQNGLFMSNNGYEFALSLFAISVALIFQGGGKFSFDRVLTSKLASQGKAQLQTASN; from the coding sequence ATGAACACATCAACTTTACTAAACGTACTAAAAACTGACGATCAGCTTTCGGTATTACCACTTCGCGTAGTCGCAGGTATTTTATTTATTGCCCACGGCGCACAAAAGTTATTTGCATGGTTTGGTGGCTATGGTCTTGAAGGCACAGGTCAGTGGATGGAATCAATCGGCTTAGCGCCCGGCTATTTAATGGCACTTATGGCGGGAAGTGCAGAGTTTTTCGGCGGGATCTTTTTACTAGTCGGCTTACTAACTAGACCAACCGCAGTCGCACTTGCTTTCACAATGCTGGTGGCCATTTTTGCAGTGCATTTCCAAAATGGTTTATTTATGTCGAACAATGGGTATGAATTTGCGTTATCACTGTTTGCTATCAGCGTAGCCTTGATATTCCAAGGTGGTGGTAAGTTTTCGTTCGACCGTGTTTTAACTTCTAAGTTGGCTAGCCAAGGTAAAGCGCAGCTTCAAACTGCTAGCAACTAA
- a CDS encoding glutathione S-transferase family protein: MGLLQNGKWVDKWYDTKESKGAFKRQDSKFRNTISTDSDNPYQPEAGRYHLYVSLACPWAHRTLIFRALKGLESLIDVTVVQAQMLENGWEFDDEKDPLYGFKYAYELYLKSDPSYEGRVTVPILWDKKTQTIVNNESAEIIRIFNTAFNELTGNKDDYSPEALLPEIDQMNARIYDTINNGVYKAGFATTQEAYNTAYDALFESLDWLEDHLSKNRYLVGEQITEADWRLFTTLIRFDAVYFGHFKCNRTQLKDFENISNYVRELYQVPGVSNTVDIEYTKEHYYASHKTINPTGVIPNGPELDFNAPHNRKTL, translated from the coding sequence ATGGGTTTATTACAAAACGGCAAATGGGTTGATAAGTGGTACGACACCAAAGAAAGTAAAGGTGCATTTAAACGCCAAGACAGTAAGTTTCGAAACACGATTAGCACAGACAGTGATAACCCTTATCAACCTGAAGCTGGCCGTTATCATCTTTATGTTTCGTTAGCGTGTCCTTGGGCGCACCGCACATTAATTTTTAGAGCACTGAAAGGGCTTGAGTCTTTAATCGATGTCACAGTTGTACAAGCTCAAATGCTAGAAAATGGGTGGGAGTTTGATGATGAAAAAGACCCGCTTTATGGTTTTAAATATGCGTATGAGCTGTATTTAAAGTCAGATCCAAGTTATGAAGGTCGCGTCACGGTTCCAATCCTTTGGGATAAAAAGACCCAAACCATAGTCAATAATGAATCGGCGGAGATCATTCGTATTTTTAATACTGCGTTTAATGAACTCACTGGCAACAAAGATGACTATAGTCCAGAAGCTTTATTGCCTGAAATTGATCAGATGAACGCACGCATTTATGACACCATTAACAACGGCGTCTATAAAGCGGGCTTTGCAACGACGCAAGAAGCATATAACACAGCGTATGATGCATTATTTGAAAGTCTAGATTGGCTAGAAGATCATTTAAGCAAAAATCGTTATTTAGTTGGTGAGCAAATCACCGAAGCCGATTGGCGTTTGTTCACGACGCTTATCCGCTTTGATGCCGTGTATTTTGGTCATTTCAAATGTAATCGTACTCAGCTAAAGGATTTTGAAAATATCAGCAATTATGTTCGAGAGTTGTATCAGGTGCCGGGCGTGAGTAACACCGTTGATATCGAATACACAAAAGAGCATTACTACGCGAGTCATAAGACCATTAATCCAACTGGGGTGATCCCAAATGGTCCTGAATTAGATTTTAACGCGCCGCATAATCGCAAAACTCTTTAA
- a CDS encoding class I SAM-dependent methyltransferase has product MTQQTLDYYAQNASAFANSTLHINMSEFYNAFLPHIPSAEGCPNGLKPHILDAGCGSGRDALHFKKLGYKVTAFDAVAELAEIASFHLEQPVYVKTFRQINDQNQFDGIWCCASLLHVAHSELPDRFTKLANALKPNGVLYVSFKYGEGERDINGRHFTDLSEESLKALIDAEPQLTLEKTWQSEDQRPERKGEIWLNGLIRKK; this is encoded by the coding sequence ATGACACAACAAACGCTCGACTACTACGCTCAGAACGCCAGCGCATTCGCCAACAGCACGCTCCATATTAATATGAGCGAGTTTTACAACGCATTCTTACCGCATATTCCTTCAGCCGAGGGCTGCCCGAATGGCTTAAAACCCCATATTCTAGACGCAGGTTGTGGCTCGGGCCGAGACGCACTGCATTTTAAAAAGCTTGGCTATAAAGTCACGGCATTTGATGCAGTTGCAGAACTGGCAGAAATCGCCAGCTTTCACCTAGAACAACCTGTTTATGTAAAAACATTTCGCCAAATTAACGACCAAAACCAATTCGATGGTATTTGGTGCTGCGCAAGTTTACTGCACGTTGCACACAGCGAATTACCCGATCGTTTCACTAAACTCGCCAACGCCTTAAAACCAAACGGTGTGTTATACGTTAGCTTTAAGTACGGAGAAGGTGAGCGAGACATAAATGGCCGCCACTTCACAGACTTAAGCGAAGAAAGTTTAAAAGCATTAATAGACGCAGAGCCACAACTAACGCTTGAAAAAACATGGCAAAGTGAAGATCAAAGACCTGAGAGAAAAGGCGAGATTTGGTTGAATGGGCTGATTAGAAAGAAATAA
- a CDS encoding S24 family peptidase, giving the protein MKDIKPNEKLQLAFISFIQRVLSEGDFVATYKYALLNAIADICIEKLDVSTNESLKIEHSLLAEKILQLYWHHAMPFSNLKSGADALLKQNSGAQSKVISVLYECQQNNIRSLGQLKRSSYWNESYRAALNTLKTGPLWRLQILAKQEECFLYPHNKKPQYIELKPGIAACFRRFYDLVVYLSKNAWLQKIQSIKYNQALIGPQSKLESFLFGEDRQSLAKVKPLLVDLQKNQCFYCQKPFKNDVEIDHFIPFSRYSNDLAHNFVAAHRRCNNNKRDFLASYEHRDNWIESNLVKHNQVIESELSSYFDCSADQSIAVSNWAYEVARSNHAKLWHSIDTFVDSAPIAPVLTFKKKHGEREDKIETNKTEIIAELEPQLYYFPNLKIACGHFKTGDESDAEYMDIPDGVGKVDPNKHFFARASGNSMNGGKSPIFDGDLLLLEFITPESAGSLQNQTVAIERLDSAGDSQYLLRDIKKATDENGNSCYQLIAKNPDYETLVADESMKTFARLKKHLC; this is encoded by the coding sequence GTGAAAGATATAAAGCCAAACGAAAAACTTCAGTTAGCATTTATTTCATTTATCCAGAGAGTTTTATCTGAGGGCGACTTTGTTGCTACCTATAAGTATGCATTGTTAAATGCGATTGCCGATATATGTATAGAAAAGCTTGATGTTAGTACTAATGAGAGTCTCAAAATTGAGCATAGTTTATTAGCTGAGAAGATACTTCAATTATATTGGCATCATGCTATGCCGTTTTCGAATCTTAAGTCGGGAGCAGACGCGCTCCTCAAACAAAATTCCGGAGCGCAATCTAAAGTCATTTCCGTGTTATATGAATGCCAGCAAAATAATATACGTAGCTTAGGACAATTAAAGAGAAGCAGTTACTGGAATGAAAGTTATCGAGCAGCGTTAAATACCTTGAAAACAGGACCACTCTGGCGGCTTCAAATTCTAGCTAAGCAAGAAGAATGTTTTCTTTATCCTCATAACAAAAAACCGCAATACATTGAACTTAAGCCAGGTATCGCAGCATGCTTTAGAAGGTTTTATGATTTGGTTGTTTACCTCTCTAAAAATGCATGGTTGCAAAAAATTCAGAGCATCAAATATAACCAAGCGTTAATTGGGCCTCAATCTAAGCTCGAGTCATTTTTGTTTGGAGAGGACAGACAATCTTTAGCTAAAGTTAAGCCGTTACTAGTAGATTTACAAAAGAACCAATGTTTTTACTGTCAAAAACCATTTAAGAATGATGTTGAAATTGATCATTTTATTCCTTTTTCTCGCTACAGTAATGATTTGGCGCATAACTTCGTTGCTGCTCATCGTAGGTGTAACAATAATAAACGAGATTTTCTTGCTTCTTATGAACATAGAGATAATTGGATAGAAAGTAATCTAGTCAAACACAATCAAGTTATTGAATCTGAATTAAGTAGTTACTTTGATTGTAGTGCTGATCAAAGTATTGCAGTGAGTAATTGGGCTTATGAAGTAGCAAGAAGTAACCATGCAAAACTTTGGCATAGTATAGATACATTTGTTGACTCCGCACCTATTGCTCCTGTTTTGACGTTCAAAAAGAAACATGGTGAAAGAGAAGATAAGATTGAGACTAATAAGACTGAAATAATCGCAGAGCTAGAACCGCAACTGTACTACTTCCCTAATTTAAAAATTGCTTGCGGGCACTTCAAAACTGGCGATGAAAGTGATGCTGAGTATATGGATATACCTGATGGAGTTGGCAAGGTTGATCCTAATAAGCATTTTTTTGCAAGAGCCAGCGGTAATTCTATGAATGGTGGCAAGAGTCCAATATTTGATGGTGATCTATTGTTGCTGGAATTTATTACGCCTGAGAGTGCAGGGTCATTACAAAACCAAACTGTAGCGATTGAGAGACTGGATAGTGCAGGCGACAGCCAATACTTATTGCGAGATATTAAAAAAGCAACGGATGAAAATGGTAACTCTTGCTATCAGCTCATTGCGAAAAATCCTGACTATGAAACTTTGGTTGCAGATGAAAGTATGAAAACCTTTGCAAGGCTAAAAAAACATCTGTGTTAG
- a CDS encoding RICIN domain-containing protein: MKKLKKIMFIASSVFILCTQPAKAQDIYYAFENNGYFINAYIHKDSGNVNMWHSADLRDGIWTWYGSDNLALAYGPDLCLNAFNPGQSSNVDVYTCNRNDPEQHWEFIGKGSNIQIRLKNTNFCLNAYKVHNGSNLNLYKCNSSDPEQRFNVQKHLRIPLD, encoded by the coding sequence ATGAAGAAACTTAAGAAAATTATGTTTATAGCTAGCTCAGTATTTATACTATGTACTCAACCAGCCAAAGCACAGGACATTTATTACGCTTTCGAAAATAATGGATATTTTATTAACGCATACATTCATAAAGATTCAGGAAATGTAAATATGTGGCATAGCGCTGACCTGCGTGATGGAATATGGACTTGGTATGGTTCAGATAATTTAGCCTTAGCATACGGACCTGATTTGTGTTTAAACGCTTTTAATCCAGGCCAATCATCAAATGTGGATGTCTACACTTGTAACAGGAATGACCCTGAACAACATTGGGAATTTATAGGTAAAGGATCTAATATACAAATTCGCTTGAAAAACACCAACTTTTGTTTAAATGCTTACAAAGTACATAATGGAAGCAATTTAAACTTATATAAGTGTAATTCTTCAGATCCTGAACAAAGATTTAATGTTCAAAAACACTTGCGAATCCCATTAGACTAA